From a region of the Hemibagrus wyckioides isolate EC202008001 linkage group LG14, SWU_Hwy_1.0, whole genome shotgun sequence genome:
- the LOC131364723 gene encoding mucin-2, translated as MMDNKLPEACKHTKTVALEEIHADSQTAETKAGQIHSTVLSCSTVVVDLSPGSGEGPTRRERFKSDLQQASQEITILVTNHESPEAEMEEAEWTGESDTNPECMVPSEEDSLDVSMVVADLIELSQMQQTCLISNSSAEQSTSSDLPNTDGCRGSHKGETQVKSQHETTDSEANKSQSAEGVISSNSEDLKRSEKTLSNVTLKQGKSLEKSDSEGDILPRQQQHIQTQVSLEVVYHSAATSPMTPPEGSSTFFFPYSLNKLGKGERSELDSVETKDAELQVGMQMEYRSVATAPMTPISTNAPELPVETRSVATAPMTPVATNAPKLLVETRSIATAPMTPITKIAPELQVETRSVATAPMTPIAKIAPELQVETRSVATAPMTPIAKIAPELQVETRSVATAPMTPIATTAPELSVETRSVATAPMTPIATTAPELSVETRSVAIAPMTPKATTAPELSVDTQSVATAPMTPIATTAPKQLVETRSVATAPMTPIATIAPELSSETQTFATAPMTPIATAAPGLKVETSSVATAPMTPIVTAAPELQVDTRSVATAPMTPSATTAPELQVDSHSVATAPMTPSATTAPEVQVGTCSVATAPMTPLATRAPDLQVETHSVATAPMTPIATVAPGLQIETRSVATAPMTPIATSAPMLLIQTCSVGTAPMTPVATTAPELQIETRSVATAPMTPIARTAPDLQVETRTVATAPMTPIATRAPELRVETRSIATAPMTPIATRAPELRVETRSIATAPMTPIATRAPELRLETRSIATAPMTPIATRAPEPWVETHSSATAPMSPIILSSPELIPEPEPRAMSGSEEPPEPVQEVCWDEKGMTWEVYGAMVEVSVLGSAIQKHLEKQVLKKQMKPYDSSSNQTLPPNTTDTSTPVPSTPPALSASSRCSSAKGSRKKDDRKGTRGRQRRNPIRSFFRRPNCCSRVHSE; from the coding sequence ATGATGGATAACAAACTGCCCGAAGCctgcaaacatacaaaaactgTGGCCCTTGAAGAGATCCATGCTGACTCCCAGACCGCTGAGACGAAAGCTGGTCAGATTCACTCAACAGTACTGAGTTGCTCAACAGTGGTGGTGGATTTAAGCCCTGGATCAGGCGAAGGACCCACACGTAGAGAACGCTTTAAATCAGACTTGCAACAAGCCAGCCAAGAAATCACAATCCTGGTAACCAATCATGAGTCACCAGAGGCAGAAATGGAGGAAGCTGAGTGGACTGGAGAAAGTGACACCAATCCTGAGTGTATGGTGCCAAGTGAGGAGGATAGTCTGGATGTATCCATGGTGGTGGCAGACTTAATAGAACTCAGCCAAATGCAACAGACCTGTTTGATCAGCAATAGTTCAGCAGAGCAAAGCACCAGTTCAGACTTACCCAACACTGATGGATGCAGAGGGAGCCACAAAGGAGAAACACAAGTTAAAAGTCAACATGAGACTACAGACTCTGAAGCCAACAAATCCCAATCTGCAGAGGGAGTCATTTCATCTAATTCGGAGGATCTTAAGAGGTCAGAAAAAACACTGAGCAATGTGACACTAAAGCAAGGGAAATCCTTGGAGAAGAGCGACTCAGAAGGGGACATATTACCCAGGCAACAACagcacatacagacacaggtCAGCCTTGAGGTTGTATACCACTCAGCAGCCACCAGCCCCATGACCCCCCCAGAAGGTTCCTCTACTTTCTTCTTCCCGTACAGTCTTAACAAGCTGGGCAAAGGTGAAAGGAGTGAATTGGATTCAGTGGAAACAAAGGATGCCGAGCTCCAGGTTGGCATGCAAATGGAGTACCGGTCAGTTGCCACAGCTCCCATGACACCCATTTCAACAAATGCACCCGAATTGCCAGTAGAGACTCGTTCAGTTGCCACAGCTCCCATGACCCCTGTGGCTACAAATGCACCAAAGCTACTGGTAGAAACTCGTTCAATTGCCACAGCTCCCATGACTCCCATTACAAAAATCGCACCCGAACTACAGGTAGAGACTCGCTCAGTTGCCACAGCTCCCATGACTCCCATTGCAAAAATCGCACCCGAACTACAGGTAGAGACTCGCTCAGTTGCCACAGCTCCCATGACTCCCATTGCAAAAATCGCACCCGAACTACAGGTAGAGACTCGCTCAGTTGCCACAGCTCCCATGACTCCCATTGCAACAACTGCACCTGAACTATCTGTCGAAACCCGATCAGTTGCTACAGCTCCCATGACACCCATAGCAACAACTGCACCTGAACTATCAGTAGAGACCCGATCAGTTGCTATAGCTCCCATGACCCCTAAAGCAACAACTGCACCCGAACTATCGGTAGATACCCAATCTGTTGCTACAGCTCCCATGACCCCCATAGCAACAACTGCACCCAAACAATTAGTAGAGACCCGATCAGTTGCTACAGCTCCCATGACACCTATAGCAACAATTGCACCTGAACTTTCATCAGAGACCCAAACATTTGCTACAGCTCCTATGACACCCATTGCAACAGCTGCACCAGGACTAAAAGTTGAGACTAGCTCAGTTGCCACTGCTCCCATGACACCCATTGTTACAGCTGCACCTGAACTACAAGTAGACACTCGTTCAGTTGCCACAGCTCCCATGACACCATCAGCAACAACTGCACCTGAACTACAAGTAGACAGTCATTCAGTTGCCACAGCTCCCATGACACCATCAGCTACAACTGCACCTGAAGTACAAGTAGGGACCTGCTCAGTTGCGACAGCTCCCATGACACCATTAGCAACAAGAGCACCTGACCTACAGGTTGAGACTCATTCAGTTGCCACAGCTCCCATGACACCCATAGCAACAGTCGCACCAGGGCTGCAAATAGAGACTCGCTCTGTTGCAACAGCTCCCATGACACCTATAGCAACAAGTGCACCAATGTTACTGATACAAACATGCTCAGTTGGCACAGCCCCCATGACCCCTGTTGCAACAACTGCACCTGAACTTCAGATTGAGACTCGCTCAGTGGCCACAGCTCCCATGACACCCATTGCAAGAACTGCACCTGACCTACAGGTAGAGACTCGTACTGTTGCCACAGCTCCCATGACCCCCATAGCAACAAGGGCACCTGAGCTACGAGTAGAAACACGTTCAATTGCCACAGCTCCCATGACACCCATAGCAACAAGGGCACCTGAACTACGGGTAGAAACCCGTTCAATTGCGACAGCGCCCATGACACCCATAGCAACAAGGGCACCTGAGCTACGGTTAGAAACCCGTTCAATTGCCACAGCTCCCATGACACCTATAGCAACAAGGGCTCCTGAGCCATGGGTAGAAACTCATTCAAGTGCCACAGCTCCCATGAGTCCTATCATCTTAAGCTCACCTGAGCTGATCCCAGAGCCAGAGCCAAGAGCCATGTCAGGTTCAGAGGAACCACCTGAGCCAGTCCAGGAAGTGTGTTGGGATGAAAAAGGCATGACATGGGAAGTCTATGGTGCCATGGTTGAGGTATCAGTCCTGGGCTCGGCAATCCAGAAGCACCTGGAGAAACAGGTTCTGAAGAAGCAAATGAAACCCTATGATTCCTCGTCCAATCAAACTTTGCCtccaaacactacagacacttcCACTCCTGTTCCTTCCACCCCACCTGCATTGTCAGCATCCAGCCGGTGTAGCTCAGCAAAAGGTAGCAGGAAAAAGGATGACAGAAAAGGAACAAGAGGCAGACAAAGGCGGAATCCTATTCGCTCATTTTTCAGAAGGCCAAACTGCTGCTCCCGGGTACATTCCGAGTAG
- the LOC131364606 gene encoding uncharacterized protein LOC131364606, whose protein sequence is MVDQSSSASGSDGARCSASVTPLCPTRNRSKQVSNPGPKLRNIGDLKAHDNIHIVLDCDISRAWLGDNWKFQNGGILDGFPRRFYHQEVSLLSLSSRYQRHQELGLAIAGQVHNVEEHFNNQKICFSNLINIKLDDSECTASTFDLKLGLLNIRSLSTKTLIINELITDQEFSVLCLTETKQNEYVVNEACPPGYSYIHQPRLTGRGGGVAVIHDYKLSATQKPRHQFNTFEVLYTNLTYATTDNKFTESIPLTVIYRPPGPYSEFLSEFGDFTSNLVVYLDKALIVGDFNIHFDKPEDPLRTAGVSILDSLGVNQNVIGPTHNGGHTLDLIFTFGLNIENRVTLPQSEAISDHYLVSFRMRLSHEMRNLPRYRMKRIFTSATAERFTDSLPELSHMIRSPSDPTELDQATDYLDSLFRNTLDTVAPLKRKTIKDKKLAPWYNDHT, encoded by the exons ACCTCAAAGCTCATGACAATATCCATATAGTGCTGGACTGTGATATATCACGAGCATGGCTGGGAGATAATTGGAAATTTCAAAATGGTGGCATTCTGGATGGGTTTCCAAGGAGGTTTTACCATCAGGAAGTTTCCCTGCTGTCTTTGTCTTCGAGATATCAGAGACACCAAGAGCTTGGACTCGCCATAGCGGGCCAAGTACACAATGTGGAGGAACATT ttaacaatcagaaaatttgttttagtaacctgattaacataaaactagatgatagtgaatgcacagccagcacctttgatctgaagctaggactgttaaatataagatctctgtcaactaaaacacttataattaatgaactgattactgatcaggagttcagcgttctttgtttaacagaaacaaaacaaaacgagtatgtagtaaatgaagcttgtccgcctggctatagctatatacatcaaccgcgtctaacaggcaggggaggaggtgtcgcagttattcatgattataagctaagcgccacacaaaaacccagacatcaattcaacacattcgaagttctttatactaacctaacgtatgcaaCTACagataataagttcacagagtcaattccactaactgttatttacagacccccagggccatactctgaattcctcagtgaatttggagattttacttcaaaccttgttgtttatttagacaaagcattaatagtaggagacttcaacattcattttgataagccagaagaccctctgagaacagcaggtgtgtccatcttagattcattaggtgttaatcaaaatgtaatcggacccactcataatggaggtcacactctggatctcatttttacattcggattaaatatagaaaacagagtcactcttccacagtcggaagccatctcagatcattatctagtttcatttagaatgcgtcttagtcacgagatgcgcaacttgccacgttaccgtatgaagcgtatatttacgtctgctactgcagagagatttaccgatagtctcccagaattatcacacatgattcgttcaccttctgaccctacagaacttgaccaggcgactgattacttggactcattatttcggaacaccctagacactgtagctccacttaaaaggaaaacaattaaagacaagaaactagcaccctggtacaacgaccacacatga